In Xyrauchen texanus isolate HMW12.3.18 chromosome 35, RBS_HiC_50CHRs, whole genome shotgun sequence, one DNA window encodes the following:
- the LOC127628734 gene encoding protein-L-isoaspartate O-methyltransferase domain-containing protein 2-like: protein MGGAVSAGEDNDELIDNLKEAHYIHSDLIEKAFRAIDRADYYLDEYRDSAYKDLAWRHGNLHLSAPCIYSEVMEALDLQSGLSFLNLGSGTGYLSSMVGLILGPFGVNHGVELHEDVVEYAYQKLDYFIKTSDSFDKFEFCEPTFVVGNCLEIPPECRQYDRVYCGAGVQKDYENYMRNLLKVGGILVLPLEEKLTKITRTGQSSWETKKIIAVTFAPLVQPKQNVNGRPRSVPLPIFEVRTLQDLARIAIRHTLRQPIAMGEGRTKRRVSFPGARAMHRYGPRFERRRFCRRFYRQCVNSVVLHDSMIPTAMDDCQYPGGVEEEEEEVEEEEEMGCRRVREDLPEEDEEGTGNEEEKSKAECTRSEPPVNILRERILRLPLPEPLKMYLLYYREK, encoded by the exons ATGGGTGGAGCCGTGAGTGCTGGTGAGGACAATGACGAGCTGATTGACAACCTAAAGGAGGCCCACTACATTCACTCAGATCTGATCGAGAAGGCCTTCAGAGCCATCGACAGAGCTGACTATTACCTCGATGAGTATCGTGACAGTGCTTATAAAGACCTGGCTTGGAGGCATGGTAACCTCCATCTGTCTGCTCCATGTATCTACTCGGAGGTGATGGAGGCATTGGACCTACAGTCTGGCCTGTCCTTTCTCAACCTGGGCAGTGGGACAGGTTATCTCAGCAGCATGGTGGGCCTAATACTGG GTCCGTTTGGTGTGAATCATGGCGTGGAACTACATGAAGATGTAGTTGAATATGCTTATCAGAAACTCGACTACTTTATCAAAACCAGTGATAGCTTTGACAA GTTTGAGTTCTGTGAGCCCACCTTTGTGGTGGGAAACTGTCTGGAGATCCCTCCTGAGTGCAGACAGTATGACAGAGTGTACTGTGGTGCAGGAGTCCAGAAAGATTATGAGAACTACATGAGGAACCTGTTAAAAGTTGGCGGGATCTTAGTTCTCCCCCTGGAGGAGAAG TTAACCAAGATCACACGCACAGGTCAGAGCTCCTGGGAGACCAAGAAAATCATTGCTGTGACCTTTGCCCCGCTGGTCCAGCCCAAACAGAACGTCAATGGCAGACCAAGGAGTGTGCCTTTAC CTATATTTGAGGTGCGGACATTGCAGGATCTAGCCCGTATCGCTATCAGGCATACTCTACGTCAGCCCATCGCTATGGGGGAGGGACGTACAAAGCGACGGGTGTCCTTCCCAGGGGCTCGGGCCATGCACCGTTACGGTCCCCGCTTCGAACGCCGCCGCTTCTGTCGCCGTTTTTACCGGCAGTGCGTCAACTCCGTGGTCCTCCACGACTCCATGATTCCAACTGCTATGGATGACTGCCAGTACCccggaggagtggaagaggaagaagaggaagtggaggaggaagaggaaatgGGTTGTCGCCGAGTGAGAGAAGATCTGCCAGAGGAGGATGAAGAAGGAACGGGTAACGAAGAGGAAAAGAGCAAAGCCGAGTGTACTCGTTCTGAGCCACCTGTTAATATTCTGAGGGAGAGGATTCTAAGACTCCCGTTACCTGAGCCGCTCAAGATGTATCTGCTGTATTACAGGGAGAAATAA